From one Burkholderia latens genomic stretch:
- a CDS encoding MFS transporter, which yields MTLSDSRRNAVALAAVCLTSLMFGLEISSVPVILPTLEHVLHGDFNGMQWIMNAYTIACTTVLMAAGTLADRFGRKRVYVIGTGLFAATSLLCGLAPNVPVLVAGRLLQGASGGAMLICQIAVLSHQFREGRERGRAFGTWGIVFGIGLGFGPIVGGAIVALASWPWVFLVHAPLAAVALVLIRGAVQESRDPHAGTLDVAGIVTLSLAVLGLAFYITQSAELGLASAAGLGVLGATVLALFAFFVAERMSARPMFDFSVFRIRAFTGAIFGSMGMNFSFWPFMIYLPIWFQVALGYDSVTAGLALLAYTLPTLAAPPFGERLALRYGPGVVIPGGLFTIAAGFVLMRIGSGVDHASWVTMLPGCVIAGIGLGLTNTPVTNTTTGAVPASRAGMASGIDMSARMISLALNIATMGFVLVAGIVASLKAGMAGAIDAGTLHMLAQQIASGRTDGLHAIAPALARADPAGAALHAALVHGFGWVMMYGAAGATMLATASAVAFAPARRRATVCE from the coding sequence ATGACGCTATCCGATTCCCGCAGGAACGCGGTCGCGCTCGCGGCCGTCTGTCTCACGTCGCTGATGTTCGGCCTTGAAATCTCGAGCGTGCCGGTGATCCTGCCGACGCTCGAACACGTACTGCATGGCGACTTCAACGGCATGCAGTGGATCATGAACGCGTACACGATCGCCTGCACGACGGTGCTGATGGCGGCCGGCACGCTCGCGGATCGTTTCGGCCGCAAGCGCGTGTACGTGATCGGCACCGGGCTGTTCGCCGCGACGTCGCTGTTGTGCGGGCTCGCACCGAACGTGCCGGTGCTGGTCGCGGGGCGCCTGCTGCAAGGCGCGAGTGGCGGCGCGATGCTGATCTGCCAGATCGCGGTGCTGTCGCATCAGTTCCGCGAAGGTCGCGAGCGCGGCCGAGCATTCGGAACTTGGGGGATCGTGTTCGGCATCGGCCTCGGCTTCGGGCCGATCGTCGGCGGCGCGATCGTCGCGCTCGCGAGCTGGCCGTGGGTGTTCCTCGTTCACGCGCCGCTCGCAGCCGTCGCGCTCGTGCTGATCCGCGGTGCCGTGCAGGAATCTCGCGACCCGCATGCGGGCACGCTCGACGTGGCCGGTATCGTCACGCTGTCGCTCGCGGTGCTCGGCCTCGCGTTCTACATCACCCAAAGCGCGGAGCTCGGGCTCGCGAGCGCAGCCGGGCTCGGCGTGCTGGGTGCGACCGTGCTCGCGCTATTCGCGTTCTTCGTCGCGGAACGCATGAGCGCGCGGCCGATGTTCGACTTCTCCGTGTTCCGGATCCGCGCGTTCACCGGCGCAATCTTCGGCTCGATGGGGATGAACTTCAGTTTCTGGCCGTTCATGATCTACTTGCCGATCTGGTTCCAGGTCGCGCTCGGCTACGACAGCGTGACGGCTGGCCTCGCGTTGCTCGCGTACACGTTGCCGACGCTCGCCGCGCCGCCGTTCGGCGAACGGCTCGCATTGCGTTACGGGCCCGGCGTCGTGATACCCGGCGGGCTGTTCACGATCGCGGCCGGCTTCGTGCTGATGCGTATCGGCAGCGGCGTCGACCACGCGAGCTGGGTCACGATGCTGCCCGGCTGCGTGATCGCCGGGATCGGGCTCGGACTCACGAATACGCCGGTCACCAACACGACGACGGGCGCGGTGCCGGCTTCGCGGGCCGGGATGGCGTCAGGCATCGACATGAGCGCGCGGATGATCTCGCTCGCGCTGAACATCGCGACGATGGGCTTCGTGCTGGTGGCCGGGATCGTCGCGAGCCTGAAGGCCGGGATGGCGGGCGCGATCGATGCCGGGACGCTGCACATGCTGGCGCAGCAGATCGCGTCGGGCCGCACCGACGGACTGCATGCGATCGCACCGGCGCTCGCTCGGGCCGACCCGGCTGGCGCGGCGCTGCACGCGGCGCTCGTGCACGGCTTCGGGTGGGTGATGATGTACGGCGCGGCCGGCGCGACCATGCTCGCGACCGCGAGCGCGGTGGCGTTCGCGCCGGCGAGGCGCAGGGCGACGGTGTGTGAGTGA
- a CDS encoding HdeD family acid-resistance protein produces MVRLVLLLLGIEYLRTRWRGLTVLGWLWIAAGVGIFVDALDGALHFPIELFAWLFLIEGLATLAVAGSGVGGQRVLRYVKGVAAVVAAALVFAGHHHGHFLLSMIFGTLFFVDGLLQCTSAWMVRYRRWNVAFAWGVVEILLAIFFYQPYPTHYAGTVPYCLGLLLTFGGMHMLSLAARVRRLTRNPALVTSPAPSIVPDIDAMPDVPRFTQSEWDGPPADHERALTVHVWTPTGTSKAEAQRYPVIDRYIAAVDINGVISTGHAALESPEGIYISLYPAVEIDRSPDEFTRILRATRENDVPGLFQPDYETESSTWCPSTVRVRIRNYDPAKLAAFWASYRQNVTYNLTHRNCSSTVSNALEAALDGAVWRLKGERAGWGAFVRLLLSPELWVAAQIRKRAVTMAWTPGLTLDYARALSMLADPRPFAWWKVARSAVRAIVASRRAWREQDSAALSPGGSEGASSK; encoded by the coding sequence ATGGTAAGACTGGTCTTGCTGTTGCTGGGCATCGAATATCTGCGAACGCGCTGGCGCGGGCTGACCGTGCTCGGCTGGCTGTGGATCGCCGCGGGCGTCGGCATCTTCGTCGATGCGCTCGACGGTGCGCTGCATTTTCCGATCGAACTGTTCGCGTGGCTGTTCCTGATCGAGGGCCTCGCGACGCTCGCGGTGGCCGGCAGCGGCGTCGGCGGCCAGCGCGTCCTGCGTTACGTGAAGGGCGTCGCGGCCGTGGTTGCCGCCGCGCTCGTGTTCGCGGGCCATCATCACGGCCACTTCCTGCTGTCGATGATCTTCGGCACGCTGTTCTTCGTCGACGGGTTGCTGCAGTGCACGTCTGCGTGGATGGTGCGTTACCGCCGCTGGAACGTCGCATTCGCGTGGGGCGTCGTCGAGATCCTGCTCGCGATCTTCTTCTATCAGCCGTATCCGACCCACTATGCGGGGACCGTGCCGTACTGCCTTGGCCTGCTGCTGACGTTCGGCGGGATGCACATGCTCAGCCTGGCGGCGCGCGTGCGGCGGCTGACGCGCAATCCGGCGTTGGTCACGTCGCCGGCACCGTCGATCGTGCCCGACATCGACGCGATGCCCGACGTCCCGCGCTTCACGCAGTCGGAATGGGACGGCCCGCCGGCCGACCATGAGCGTGCGCTGACCGTGCACGTGTGGACGCCGACCGGCACGTCGAAGGCCGAAGCGCAACGCTATCCGGTGATCGACCGTTACATCGCGGCGGTGGACATCAACGGCGTGATTTCCACCGGCCACGCGGCGCTGGAGTCACCGGAGGGCATATACATCAGCCTGTACCCGGCCGTCGAGATCGATCGTTCTCCGGACGAATTTACGCGGATCCTGCGCGCGACGCGCGAAAACGACGTGCCGGGCCTGTTTCAGCCCGACTACGAGACCGAGTCGAGCACGTGGTGCCCGTCCACCGTGCGCGTGCGGATTCGCAACTACGATCCGGCGAAGCTCGCGGCATTCTGGGCGTCATATCGGCAGAACGTCACGTACAACCTCACGCACCGCAACTGCTCGAGCACCGTCTCGAATGCGCTCGAAGCCGCGCTCGACGGCGCGGTATGGCGACTCAAGGGCGAACGGGCCGGCTGGGGCGCGTTCGTGCGGCTGCTGCTCTCGCCCGAGTTGTGGGTCGCCGCGCAGATCCGCAAGCGTGCGGTGACGATGGCGTGGACGCCCGGGCTCACGCTGGACTATGCGCGCGCGCTCAGCATGCTGGCCGATCCGCGGCCGTTTGCGTGGTGGAAGGTGGCGCGCTCGGCCGTGCGGGCTATCGTGGCGTCGCGCCGCGCGTGGCGCGAGCAGGACAGCGCGGCGCTGTCGCCCGGTGGATCGGAAGGGGCGTCGTCGAAATGA
- a CDS encoding type VI secretion system baseplate subunit TssF, which produces MNRRQCKPTPQPPSPSRTPTFRHGELWDLLSWLVPQAIRLNNDGLAQFKRLCTRFAMSAPDAGRRFDALVSLSTKRVRRWMPGKPASAFVQGLEIRITVDEQRFAQFSLDGLGRVMDRIFACHVPITGFVQIVLLSAITGATLRCGEPCPGAQPLA; this is translated from the coding sequence CTGAATCGTCGACAATGCAAGCCCACACCACAGCCGCCGAGCCCGAGCCGAACGCCGACCTTTCGTCACGGAGAGCTGTGGGATCTACTGTCTTGGCTGGTCCCGCAGGCGATACGGCTCAACAACGACGGACTCGCGCAGTTCAAGCGCTTGTGCACGCGTTTCGCGATGTCCGCTCCCGACGCTGGGCGCCGCTTCGACGCGCTGGTCTCCTTGTCGACCAAGCGGGTTCGCCGCTGGATGCCCGGGAAGCCTGCTTCTGCATTTGTACAGGGGCTCGAGATACGAATCACGGTCGACGAGCAAAGATTCGCCCAGTTCAGCCTCGACGGGCTGGGCAGGGTAATGGACCGGATCTTTGCCTGCCACGTGCCGATCACCGGCTTCGTACAGATAGTGCTGCTGTCGGCCATTACGGGCGCAACCCTGCGGTGCGGTGAGCCGTGCCCAGGCGCCCAGCCCCTCGCCTGA
- a CDS encoding enoyl-CoA hydratase/isomerase family protein: MSTPVTTQPGFAQPAPEVLFRVVNRVAIITLNRPTALNALSYPMIGELAMLVERCRHDEQIVAVVLRGAGEKGFCAGGDVRALYKMVAQRETWLPFFVDEYRLDHAIHTFTKPVVALMDGVTMGGGMGLAQGAALRVATERSKIAMPETRIGLVPDVGATHFLSRMPVELELYVGLTGAMLSGADALSAKLADLCVPSSWLDTFETRIERVKWDGDVLAALRKVFEPPCNVVPHAALDSQMAWIVRHFDKRSTIERIVATLKHDLARDELPREHRQWLQATLDALTGHSPTMLSVTREALLRGRQMTLAESFRMELGIVARAIEEGDFCEGVRAHLVDKDRKPRWAPASLVEVRAERVRHFLTSPWKLFAHPLADLGAA, translated from the coding sequence CGATCATCACGCTGAACCGGCCGACCGCGCTGAACGCGTTGTCGTATCCGATGATCGGTGAGCTGGCCATGCTCGTCGAGCGGTGCCGGCACGACGAACAAATCGTCGCGGTCGTGCTGCGCGGTGCGGGCGAGAAGGGCTTCTGCGCGGGCGGCGACGTGCGCGCGCTCTACAAGATGGTCGCGCAGCGTGAGACGTGGCTGCCGTTCTTCGTCGACGAATATCGGCTCGACCATGCGATCCATACGTTTACGAAGCCCGTCGTCGCGCTGATGGACGGCGTGACGATGGGCGGCGGAATGGGTCTTGCGCAAGGCGCGGCGCTGCGCGTCGCGACCGAGCGCAGCAAGATTGCCATGCCGGAGACGCGCATCGGTCTCGTGCCCGACGTCGGCGCGACGCATTTCCTGTCGCGCATGCCGGTCGAACTCGAGTTGTACGTCGGGCTGACGGGCGCGATGCTGTCCGGCGCCGATGCGCTGAGCGCGAAGCTTGCGGATCTGTGCGTGCCGTCGTCGTGGCTCGACACGTTCGAGACGCGCATCGAGCGCGTCAAATGGGACGGCGACGTGCTGGCGGCGCTGCGCAAGGTGTTCGAGCCGCCGTGCAACGTCGTGCCGCATGCGGCGCTCGACAGCCAGATGGCGTGGATCGTCCGTCACTTCGACAAGCGCTCGACCATCGAGCGGATCGTCGCGACGCTGAAGCACGATCTCGCGCGCGACGAACTGCCGCGCGAACATCGCCAATGGCTGCAGGCGACGCTCGACGCGCTCACCGGCCATTCGCCGACGATGCTGAGCGTGACGCGCGAAGCGTTGCTGCGCGGCCGCCAGATGACGCTCGCGGAGTCGTTCCGGATGGAGCTCGGCATCGTCGCGCGTGCGATCGAGGAGGGCGACTTCTGCGAGGGCGTGCGTGCGCATCTCGTCGACAAGGACCGCAAGCCGCGCTGGGCGCCCGCGTCGCTCGTCGAAGTGCGCGCCGAACGCGTGCGGCATTTCCTGACGTCGCCGTGGAAGCTGTTCGCGCATCCGCTCGCCGATCTCGGCGCGGCGTGA
- a CDS encoding ribonuclease T2 produces MLKTLARAAAVIAVASASLHAVAQTGYDYLLLAASWEPGFCASHDTPECTNLAGTYAATSLSLHGLWPNRYDGNQPFYCGVPQSDVDLDNAHQWCSMDAYPVSSSTRSTLSTYMPGVASCLDKHEWFKHGTCSNSASPDAYWNDATGMISRLGNTSFNAFLQANAGKTVTRNQLLSAFEGAFGSSTRSAVSLKCTKTNGVSYFTEAWIAVKTNATAQFPSAASLVTDGNTQGTCPTTGVFIAK; encoded by the coding sequence ATGCTCAAGACGCTCGCCCGCGCCGCGGCCGTAATCGCCGTCGCATCCGCCTCGCTGCACGCCGTTGCGCAGACCGGCTACGACTATTTGTTGCTCGCTGCCTCGTGGGAGCCCGGCTTTTGCGCATCGCACGACACGCCGGAGTGTACGAACCTTGCCGGCACGTATGCGGCGACGAGCCTGTCGTTGCACGGCCTGTGGCCGAACCGTTACGATGGCAACCAGCCGTTCTATTGCGGCGTGCCGCAAAGCGACGTCGATCTCGACAACGCGCATCAGTGGTGCAGCATGGACGCCTATCCGGTCAGCAGCTCGACGCGCAGCACGCTGTCGACATATATGCCCGGCGTCGCGTCGTGTCTCGACAAGCACGAGTGGTTCAAGCACGGCACCTGCTCGAATTCGGCGTCGCCGGATGCGTACTGGAACGACGCGACCGGGATGATCAGCCGGCTCGGCAACACGTCGTTCAATGCGTTCCTGCAGGCGAATGCGGGCAAGACGGTGACGCGCAACCAGCTGCTGTCCGCGTTCGAAGGCGCGTTCGGCAGCAGTACGCGCAGCGCGGTGTCGCTGAAGTGTACGAAGACGAACGGCGTCAGCTACTTCACCGAAGCGTGGATCGCGGTTAAGACGAACGCGACCGCGCAGTTCCCCAGTGCGGCGTCGCTCGTGACGGACGGCAATACGCAAGGCACCTGTCCGACGACGGGCGTGTTCATCGCGAAGTAA
- a CDS encoding LysR family transcriptional regulator gives MTDRLDGVTTFVQVVESGSFALAAERLDMTRSAVGKAIARLEKRLGARLLQRTTRSQSLTDDGQAYYDRCVRALAELEAAEADLDCGRNEARGKLRLSVPLAFGHHCVTPIVLDLARTYPHLRIDVSITDRFVDLVEEGIDLAVRIGPLADSTSLAVRRLGTQYGSLGAAPSYLARYGMPQSLDDLRNHRTVAYSRSGVVQPWYLRAPDGSSVHIDMPHQLSFDDVQAIAAAGASGFGIAWLPSWLLDQYVKRGEMVVVLDRCFVCEGDIHAIWPKTRYLPRKTRCVIDALVQAVPPMIERPEPANLKKAG, from the coding sequence ATGACCGACAGACTCGACGGCGTGACGACCTTCGTCCAGGTAGTGGAATCCGGCAGTTTCGCGCTGGCCGCGGAGCGGCTCGACATGACGCGCTCGGCGGTCGGCAAGGCAATCGCGCGGCTCGAGAAGCGGCTGGGCGCGCGGCTGCTGCAGCGCACGACCCGCAGCCAGAGCCTGACCGACGACGGCCAGGCGTACTACGACCGGTGCGTGCGCGCGCTGGCGGAACTGGAAGCCGCCGAAGCCGATCTCGATTGCGGCCGCAACGAAGCGCGCGGCAAGCTGCGGCTGAGCGTGCCGCTCGCGTTCGGGCATCACTGCGTGACGCCGATCGTGCTCGATCTCGCACGCACCTACCCGCATCTTCGGATCGACGTATCAATCACCGACCGGTTTGTCGACCTCGTCGAGGAAGGCATCGATCTCGCGGTGCGGATCGGCCCGCTCGCGGACAGCACGAGCCTCGCGGTGCGGCGACTCGGCACGCAGTACGGGAGCCTCGGCGCGGCGCCGTCGTATCTCGCGCGCTACGGCATGCCGCAATCGCTCGACGATCTGCGCAACCATCGCACGGTCGCGTATTCGCGCTCGGGCGTCGTGCAGCCGTGGTATCTGCGTGCGCCGGACGGCTCGTCCGTGCACATCGACATGCCGCACCAGCTGAGCTTCGACGACGTGCAGGCGATCGCCGCGGCCGGCGCTTCGGGGTTCGGCATCGCATGGCTGCCAAGCTGGCTGCTCGATCAGTACGTGAAGCGCGGCGAGATGGTCGTCGTGCTCGATCGCTGCTTCGTTTGCGAAGGCGACATTCACGCGATCTGGCCGAAAACGCGCTACCTGCCGCGCAAAACGCGCTGCGTGATCGACGCGCTGGTGCAGGCGGTGCCGCCGATGATCGAGCGCCCGGAGCCCGCCAACCTCAAGAAGGCGGGTTGA
- a CDS encoding isochorismatase family cysteine hydrolase, with protein MQPEHASNPATPHHASTGSGAPAPIPSIVPAQTALIVMHYQTDILGLFPSVAPTLLANTRKLCDAARTGGVQVYFANLHFSPGYPEVSPRNKNGQGIKQLGLFVNDGPCPELGRLDHEPLIAAHRASVFCRTDLQPRLVAKGIDTLILVGIASTGVVLSSVAHASDADFRLFTVKDCCYDPDQVVHEHLFATAFETRTTVLSLADALQLLA; from the coding sequence ATGCAACCCGAACACGCTTCAAACCCCGCAACGCCCCACCACGCATCTACCGGCAGCGGCGCGCCCGCGCCGATTCCATCGATCGTACCGGCGCAAACCGCGCTGATCGTGATGCACTACCAGACCGACATTCTCGGTCTATTTCCGTCGGTCGCTCCCACCCTGCTCGCCAACACGCGCAAGCTGTGCGATGCAGCGCGGACCGGTGGCGTCCAGGTCTACTTCGCGAATTTGCACTTCAGCCCCGGCTACCCCGAAGTCAGCCCGCGCAACAAGAACGGCCAGGGCATCAAGCAGCTCGGCCTGTTCGTCAACGACGGCCCGTGCCCGGAGCTCGGCCGGCTGGATCACGAGCCGCTGATCGCCGCCCATCGCGCGAGCGTGTTCTGTCGCACCGACCTGCAGCCGCGGCTCGTCGCGAAGGGTATCGATACGCTGATCCTGGTCGGGATCGCATCGACCGGCGTCGTGCTGTCATCCGTCGCGCATGCGAGCGACGCGGATTTCCGGTTGTTTACGGTAAAGGACTGCTGCTACGACCCCGACCAAGTGGTGCACGAACATCTGTTCGCGACGGCGTTCGAGACCCGCACGACGGTGCTGTCGCTCGCCGATGCGTTGCAGCTGCTCGCATAG
- a CDS encoding cupin domain-containing protein — MSGITGSTPGREKKPLGDPFGLEQFGVNLTTLSPGAVSALHHRHSKQDEWVYVLSGEVTLYVGDESYLMRPGMCAGFRANGMAHHLQNNSAADATIIEVGSRVSGDAVSYATDDLVAVMGSNGQWGFQHKNGEPY; from the coding sequence GTGTCCGGGATTACAGGGTCAACTCCAGGACGGGAGAAGAAACCTCTTGGCGATCCTTTCGGTTTGGAGCAGTTTGGTGTGAACTTGACGACATTGAGCCCCGGCGCGGTGTCTGCTCTACACCATCGGCACTCGAAACAGGATGAGTGGGTGTATGTCCTCAGCGGCGAGGTCACCCTCTACGTCGGTGACGAAAGCTACCTCATGCGACCTGGAATGTGCGCCGGGTTTCGCGCGAATGGCATGGCGCACCATCTACAAAACAACTCGGCAGCCGATGCCACGATCATCGAGGTCGGCAGCAGGGTATCTGGCGACGCAGTAAGCTATGCAACGGACGATCTCGTTGCTGTGATGGGTTCAAACGGCCAGTGGGGTTTCCAGCACAAGAACGGTGAACCCTACTAA
- a CDS encoding IS3 family transposase (programmed frameshift) yields MEVLTGPERRRRWTAEQKLAMVRESFEPGKSVSMVARQHGVNPNQLFHWRKLYQDGSLSAVKAGEEVVPASELADALKQIRELQRMLGKKTMENEILREAVEYGRGKKMDSALALAAGGRPVKLVCEVLGVSRSNVSARLSRPVTWRDGRQSRQTDDASVVEEIRRVVGDLPSYGYRRVWGSLRNERIAAGQVPFNAKRIYRIMRTHGLLMQRRPAPPRPQRRHDGKVAVARSNQRWCSDGFEFRCDNGEPLRVTFALDCCDREAMSWAATTAGHSGDIVRDVMLAAVENRFGNELHTPSEIEWLSDNGSGYTADDTRRFAAAIGLKPLTTPVCSPQSNGMAESFVKTMKRDYVAFMPKPDAATAARNLAIAFEHYNEKHPHSALKYRSPREFRRSMDSATLV; encoded by the exons ATGGAAGTGTTGACGGGCCCGGAGCGTCGGCGGCGCTGGACGGCGGAGCAGAAGCTGGCGATGGTTCGCGAGAGTTTCGAACCGGGGAAGTCGGTTTCGATGGTTGCGCGCCAGCACGGCGTGAACCCGAACCAGCTGTTCCACTGGCGCAAGCTGTACCAGGACGGGAGTCTGTCGGCGGTCAAGGCTGGAGAGGAAGTGGTCCCTGCATCAGAGCTGGCCGATGCCCTCAAGCAGATTCGTGAGCTGCAGCGGATGCTCGGCAAGAAGACCATGGAGAACGAGATTCTCCGCGAAGCAGTCGAGTATGGCCGAG GCAAAAAAATGGATAGCGCACTCGCCCTCGCTGCCGGAGGACGACCAGTGAAACTGGTTTGTGAAGTTCTCGGCGTGTCGCGCTCGAACGTATCGGCACGACTGTCGCGTCCGGTGACGTGGCGCGATGGCCGTCAATCGCGGCAGACGGACGATGCGAGCGTGGTCGAGGAAATCCGCCGAGTCGTCGGCGATTTGCCCAGCTATGGCTATCGCCGGGTGTGGGGCTCGCTGCGCAATGAACGCATTGCTGCCGGACAGGTGCCGTTCAATGCGAAGCGCATCTATCGCATCATGCGCACTCACGGTCTGCTGATGCAACGGCGTCCAGCCCCGCCTCGGCCGCAACGTCGGCACGATGGCAAGGTGGCCGTCGCGCGCAGCAATCAGCGATGGTGCTCGGACGGCTTCGAGTTCCGCTGCGACAACGGCGAGCCGCTTCGAGTGACATTCGCGCTTGACTGCTGCGACCGCGAAGCGATGAGCTGGGCGGCTACGACGGCAGGTCACAGCGGCGACATCGTGCGCGACGTCATGCTGGCAGCAGTGGAAAATCGGTTTGGCAACGAGCTGCATACACCGTCCGAAATCGAGTGGCTGAGTGACAACGGTTCGGGCTATACGGCCGACGATACACGCCGGTTTGCAGCGGCCATCGGCCTGAAGCCATTGACCACGCCGGTGTGCAGCCCGCAAAGTAACGGGATGGCCGAGAGCTTCGTGAAGACAATGAAGCGCGACTACGTTGCCTTCATGCCAAAGCCGGACGCAGCGACTGCTGCACGCAACTTGGCCATCGCGTTCGAGCATTACAACGAGAAGCATCCCCATAGCGCGCTGAAGTACCGCTCGCCTCGCGAGTTCCGGCGCTCAATGGATTCAGCAACCTTAGTGTGA
- a CDS encoding helix-turn-helix domain-containing protein encodes MCASPLHTPPLGPQLKRWRTLHRMKQSHAAELFGVAQSTISRWEAGIQQMSADERAMAERLLAARLDSAGDRALARLIESSPSRMHLVCDLTHRLLASSPSRAAEFSRPLATLLGTSLWRYASPEIVRMEAALDPLGWRDCAGPPSVEFATGANASRIVPIRGSTCRWTRMMLSDGSAARLVETL; translated from the coding sequence ATGTGCGCGTCACCGCTTCATACTCCGCCGCTCGGCCCGCAACTCAAGCGTTGGCGCACGCTGCATCGCATGAAGCAGAGTCACGCGGCCGAGTTGTTCGGCGTTGCGCAATCGACGATCTCGCGCTGGGAGGCCGGCATCCAGCAGATGTCCGCCGACGAGCGCGCGATGGCCGAACGGCTGCTTGCCGCGCGTCTCGATTCAGCGGGCGATCGCGCGCTCGCCCGGCTGATCGAGAGCAGCCCGTCACGCATGCATCTCGTATGCGATCTCACGCACCGTCTGCTCGCCAGTTCGCCATCGCGCGCCGCCGAGTTCTCGCGGCCGCTGGCGACGTTGCTCGGCACGTCGCTCTGGCGGTACGCGTCGCCGGAAATCGTCCGCATGGAAGCCGCGCTCGACCCGCTCGGCTGGCGCGATTGCGCGGGACCGCCGAGCGTCGAATTCGCGACCGGCGCCAATGCGTCGCGCATCGTGCCGATCCGCGGCAGCACTTGCCGCTGGACGCGGATGATGCTGTCGGACGGCTCCGCCGCGCGACTCGTCGAAACGCTGTAG